Proteins encoded by one window of Rattus rattus isolate New Zealand chromosome 10, Rrattus_CSIRO_v1, whole genome shotgun sequence:
- the Cd48 gene encoding CD48 antigen: MYFKKRRWFLILESLLLSLVTGFQDQSVPNVNAITGSNVTLTILKHPLPSYQRLTWLHTTNQKILEYFPNGKKTVFESVFKDRVDLDKTNGALHIYNVSKEDRGDYYMRMLHETEDQQKITMEVYDLVSKPAIIVEKIEDLTDSCHLRLSCKVEDQGVDYTWYEDSGPFPQRNPGYVLEITITPHNKSTFYTCQVSNPVSSENDTLYFIPPCTLARSSGVHWIAAWLVVTLSIIPSILLA, from the exons ATCAATCAGTACCAAATGTAAATGCCATAACCGGCAGCAACGTAACCCTGACAATCCTGAAGCACCCACTTCCATCGTATCAACGTCTCACCTGGCTTCATACTACCAACCAGAAGATTTTAGAGTACTTCCCTAATGGTAAAAAGACTGTATTCGAGTCTGTATTTAAAGACAGGGTCGATCTTGACAAAACAAATGGTGCACTTCATATCTATAATGTCTCAAAAGAGGACAGAGGTGACTACTACATGAGAATGTTGCACGAAACTGAGGACCAGCAGAAGATAACCATGGAAGTATATG ATCTTGTGTCCAAGCCTGCCATCATAGTCGAGAAGATTGAAGATTTGACTGACTCCTGTCACCTGAGGCTATCATGTAAGGTAGAGGACCAAGGTGTTGACTATACTTGGTATGAGGACTCGGGGCCCTTTCCCCAAAGGAATCCAGGATATGTACTCGAAATCACCATCACTCCACACAACAAGTCTACATTTTACACCTGCCAAGTCAGCAATCCTGTAAGCAGCGAGAACGACACACTGTACTTTATTCCACCTTGTACGCTGG CCAGATCTTCTGGAGTCCATTGGATTGCAGCTTGGCTAGTGGTCACGTTATCCATCATTCCCAGCATCCTGCTAGCCTGA